In Paenibacillus sp. 1781tsa1, one DNA window encodes the following:
- a CDS encoding response regulator transcription factor has translation MYKVFIVDDEPFIIEGLYDIVDWSSFGMEIVSHAGNGQAALQALSSQPVDILITDISMPLMNGLDLIREARRVQPEMKVIILSGFNEFEYLKEGMQLGIENYLLKPINVEELESTLSNTASKLDHTVAPQADDAYGIQILKDNILHRWLTGQIAATEFEERARFMNLSLEASDVAVAILRDKDKGQTFGMFERVEEMLKDKSHLNVFHDIDGDLVIVANVDGNEDEEQKLMDGLQALSDAISVTHPAVRIGAGRLMKGIYHAPASYEEAKKALQYVMIYPDLKVIDHAILDRCGNSAASFFIDWRDYAKLILSRNTEQLAERIRMDFEQHRNGLTPGELQNTALEVVIRFKMELESIKHSDESAIYQQGLQLVLDSGTFDELVRALQQVAAQTIQSLLQDMKNPIVNQVLQHIDKHYAEELSLKLLGAHYHLHPVYLGQLFHKETGETFAEYINKYRIERAKEQLRNTNLKVHEIARNVGYWETGYFYKQFRKYVGISPTDFKVFG, from the coding sequence ATGTACAAGGTGTTTATTGTAGACGATGAGCCGTTCATCATTGAAGGGTTATACGATATTGTGGATTGGTCTTCATTTGGTATGGAAATTGTGAGCCATGCAGGTAATGGGCAGGCCGCGTTACAAGCGCTCTCCTCTCAGCCTGTGGACATCCTGATCACGGATATATCCATGCCACTCATGAATGGTCTTGACCTGATTCGGGAAGCAAGGCGAGTGCAACCTGAGATGAAAGTCATTATCCTGAGTGGTTTCAATGAGTTCGAATATCTGAAGGAAGGCATGCAGCTGGGGATCGAAAACTATCTGCTCAAACCGATTAATGTGGAGGAATTGGAATCCACGCTGAGCAACACAGCGTCCAAGCTGGATCATACAGTGGCACCTCAAGCCGATGATGCTTATGGCATTCAGATTCTGAAAGATAACATTCTTCATCGATGGCTTACGGGACAGATTGCAGCTACCGAATTTGAGGAACGTGCCCGGTTTATGAACCTTTCTCTAGAAGCCTCGGATGTGGCTGTCGCCATATTGCGTGACAAAGACAAAGGGCAAACATTCGGCATGTTTGAACGTGTGGAGGAGATGCTGAAGGACAAGTCCCATCTGAATGTCTTTCATGACATCGATGGTGATCTCGTCATTGTTGCCAATGTCGACGGTAACGAGGATGAGGAACAGAAGTTAATGGATGGCCTTCAGGCTTTATCCGATGCCATCTCAGTAACACATCCTGCGGTACGTATTGGTGCGGGCAGGTTGATGAAGGGCATATACCATGCGCCTGCCAGTTATGAAGAGGCAAAAAAGGCGCTCCAATACGTGATGATCTATCCCGATCTGAAAGTCATCGACCATGCCATTCTGGATCGTTGCGGCAACTCGGCAGCGTCCTTTTTCATCGACTGGAGGGATTACGCGAAACTGATTCTGTCCCGGAATACAGAACAACTTGCGGAACGGATTCGTATGGATTTTGAACAGCATCGCAATGGGCTTACGCCCGGGGAGCTACAGAATACCGCATTGGAAGTGGTGATTCGCTTCAAAATGGAACTGGAGAGCATCAAACACTCGGATGAGTCTGCCATATACCAACAAGGGCTTCAACTTGTACTGGACAGTGGCACTTTTGATGAACTCGTGCGGGCGCTTCAGCAAGTTGCGGCGCAGACGATCCAATCCCTATTGCAGGATATGAAGAATCCAATTGTGAACCAAGTCCTTCAGCATATCGACAAACACTACGCAGAAGAACTTTCCCTGAAGCTGCTGGGTGCCCACTATCATCTGCATCCGGTGTATTTGGGACAATTGTTCCATAAGGAGACCGGGGAGACATTTGCCGAATACATCAATAAATACCGGATTGAACGTGCGAAGGAACAACTGCGCAATACCAATCTGAAGGTACATGAGATCGCCCGAAATGTGGGGTACTGGGAGACGGGGTATTTCTATAAACAGTTCCGCAAGTATGTGGGAATTTCACCGACGGATTTCAAGGTGTTTGGTTAA
- a CDS encoding endo-beta-N-acetylglucosaminidase, with product MTRKLKPKGLIPKVTAMVLTTALLGQVVASSVYAGDTLPYTGESAKGVNQPYQHGYTSSQILNWTPESDIHGDLLRAHVPLQPRNEPFAATQAYPELSPDTQLFTMSGDYGNAFFDSTPYTNEFSQYLFNYWQYTDYYSYWHGMASAGVPEELYDPSKEWTEKYFEFGILNIPNPAYTNAAHKNGVKSIANIFFSDNDRGPQTYKQMLIQDENGNFPVAEKLAEMAEYYNYDGYFFNQEEVARGVAPEDIASYKKFMKYLRDKGLYVQWYDSTINTTGKIQYQNQFNGLNSPFVQDSVLGRVSDSIFLNYVWNHKMLRDSRDHALSLGLDPLETVFAGVEGGHDKFGRWKQSYDLRHNLDEHGQPMNSIATLGADFTHNALDEEMGDGSTNYRAEDEYQWMTFVRDRAWWSGPNQDPTDARRNASADLSDVYASGANWDGIAAYLTERSVINGSNFATSFNTGHGLKYYEDGAVSNDKEWSNINIQDIPVTWQWWMDSEGDKLSVDFDYGPSYEKGARYNYDSIGAFQGGSSLVVNGTLNAENFLRLYKTDLSVNRQSKLELTYNKPSTSDASSLHVGLIFEDDPSNVVNVNVPNAGQHTEGWKTATLDLSAYQGKTIAAIGLSFDPNGKTIENYQMNIGEIRMFDGSAAVPDAPTGFHIAKALTNTNELVVAWDMKEYSEVKQYNLYENGAYVGGVYDSTFYIKSLKQPSGELSIRAVGADGTESEATVLPYDLNTAVQNIDVKFKKNGDAIVSWNNPKKAKDTGKNKDKNTDKDKNKDKGKGNESIQLTLETEYTNEPFTKSLQVKKGKSSAVLTGLPTNGEHYVLNIAIGEQNPVTHTGQLADLQITPYAKDKVTVKDGKYTLALPDLEDWYKIYVYENGVPREFGVTYVSQKFPYIIRGRTKLSELTFTPSSNNSSLKLVIEDYAGNQATTILR from the coding sequence ATGACACGCAAACTGAAACCAAAAGGCCTCATACCCAAGGTAACTGCCATGGTATTGACTACGGCATTGCTTGGACAAGTTGTTGCATCATCCGTTTATGCAGGAGACACGCTCCCTTACACAGGTGAAAGCGCCAAAGGGGTGAATCAGCCCTATCAGCACGGGTATACCTCATCCCAGATTCTGAACTGGACACCTGAAAGTGACATCCATGGTGATCTGCTTCGTGCCCATGTCCCCTTGCAGCCCCGTAATGAACCGTTCGCTGCCACGCAGGCTTATCCTGAGCTTAGTCCCGACACCCAGCTATTTACGATGAGTGGCGATTACGGCAATGCATTCTTCGATAGCACACCCTATACCAATGAATTCAGCCAATATCTCTTTAATTATTGGCAATATACAGACTACTACAGCTATTGGCATGGCATGGCTTCTGCCGGAGTGCCGGAGGAATTATACGATCCCAGTAAGGAATGGACGGAGAAATACTTCGAGTTTGGCATTTTGAATATTCCGAATCCGGCCTATACCAATGCAGCCCACAAAAATGGCGTCAAGTCCATTGCCAACATCTTTTTCTCGGACAATGACCGTGGCCCTCAGACCTACAAACAAATGCTGATCCAGGATGAAAACGGTAATTTCCCTGTTGCCGAGAAACTGGCGGAGATGGCAGAGTACTACAACTACGATGGATACTTCTTCAATCAGGAAGAAGTTGCCCGGGGTGTAGCCCCTGAGGATATCGCTTCCTACAAGAAATTCATGAAATATCTAAGAGATAAAGGCCTGTACGTTCAGTGGTATGATTCCACCATCAATACAACAGGCAAGATTCAATACCAGAACCAGTTTAACGGCCTTAATAGCCCCTTTGTACAGGATTCCGTTCTCGGCAGAGTCTCGGATTCCATCTTCCTGAACTATGTATGGAACCACAAGATGCTCCGCGATTCCCGTGATCATGCCCTTAGTCTGGGACTGGATCCACTGGAAACTGTATTTGCTGGTGTCGAAGGTGGTCATGACAAGTTCGGTCGCTGGAAGCAATCCTACGACCTGCGCCATAACCTGGACGAACACGGTCAGCCCATGAATAGTATCGCGACATTGGGTGCCGATTTCACCCACAACGCCTTGGATGAAGAGATGGGCGATGGCAGCACCAATTATCGAGCTGAGGATGAGTACCAATGGATGACCTTTGTGCGCGATCGTGCCTGGTGGTCTGGTCCAAATCAGGACCCAACGGATGCACGTCGTAATGCATCTGCCGATCTGTCGGACGTGTATGCTTCCGGTGCAAATTGGGATGGAATCGCTGCATATCTTACGGAGCGATCCGTCATCAACGGCTCTAATTTTGCGACAAGCTTCAATACGGGTCACGGTCTGAAATATTATGAAGACGGCGCTGTCTCGAACGATAAGGAATGGTCCAATATCAACATTCAGGACATCCCTGTTACCTGGCAATGGTGGATGGATAGCGAAGGCGACAAGCTGAGTGTCGATTTTGATTATGGCCCATCTTATGAGAAAGGCGCAAGGTACAACTACGATTCCATTGGCGCATTCCAGGGCGGCAGCTCACTCGTGGTAAACGGTACACTGAACGCGGAGAACTTCCTGCGCCTGTACAAGACCGACCTGTCCGTCAACAGACAATCCAAACTGGAGCTGACGTATAACAAACCGTCCACCAGCGATGCTTCTTCCCTGCATGTTGGACTGATCTTCGAAGATGATCCATCCAACGTGGTCAACGTAAATGTGCCTAATGCAGGCCAGCATACCGAAGGTTGGAAGACAGCTACACTGGATTTGAGTGCATATCAAGGCAAGACCATTGCCGCTATAGGATTATCCTTTGACCCGAACGGTAAGACCATTGAGAATTATCAGATGAATATTGGCGAGATTCGTATGTTCGACGGTTCTGCGGCTGTACCGGATGCACCGACTGGATTCCATATTGCCAAAGCACTGACCAACACGAATGAACTGGTTGTCGCCTGGGACATGAAAGAATATTCAGAGGTCAAACAATACAATTTATATGAAAATGGTGCCTATGTTGGGGGTGTGTATGATTCCACTTTTTATATTAAATCACTAAAACAGCCTTCTGGTGAACTGTCCATACGTGCTGTTGGTGCAGATGGTACCGAAAGTGAAGCAACCGTCCTACCCTACGATCTGAATACAGCCGTTCAGAATATTGATGTGAAATTCAAAAAGAATGGCGATGCCATTGTCAGCTGGAACAACCCGAAGAAAGCAAAAGATACAGGCAAGAATAAAGATAAGAATACGGATAAGGATAAAAATAAAGACAAGGGTAAAGGCAACGAGTCCATTCAGCTCACACTAGAAACCGAATACACCAATGAACCCTTCACCAAGTCGCTTCAGGTCAAAAAAGGAAAATCATCCGCCGTTCTGACGGGACTTCCGACCAATGGTGAACATTACGTACTGAACATCGCCATTGGCGAGCAGAATCCGGTTACCCATACCGGACAGCTCGCAGATCTTCAGATTACACCATACGCCAAGGATAAGGTCACGGTAAAAGATGGGAAATACACGCTTGCCCTGCCGGATCTGGAGGACTGGTATAAAATCTATGTATATGAAAATGGGGTGCCGCGCGAGTTCGGAGTCACTTACGTTTCGCAGAAATTTCCGTATATCATTCGGGGAAGAACAAAGCTAAGTGAACTGACCTTCACGCCATCGTCCAACAACAGCTCATTGAAGCTGGTCATTGAGGATTATGCGGGCAATCAGGCCACTACAATTTTGAGGTAA
- a CDS encoding sensor histidine kinase: MFMKMLLIFSMISIVTIITLSYIIFLSVSDSTIRRELAIQKAAMEHVDRYIHQQYESVQNMVRDMHQNEALSANITYLMNHSYAEYVQHMTNGYYANQDDYSADVLKHFQNIMDRNSQINQLMLYSAEQQDLSAFNQHKQFRKLDTNVAHSYIPDVMAMETPNISAPNYWIRKEINQWDPALYSIRVPINNTQTLRNLGQFLVFFDSEGIGNALDNYESNLKGEIVVLSAKGTVLFDSNNQYYGKKYPYVNVADSLFDQTDMDSMKKEQNMYVNKFVSADQGYVVMGTVPVEEMAETYAGIRNTIISISIVCILFAVLVPAFFIINFAKRTRRIIRFTQKVKYGNLTARIDDPRDDELGQISHSFNDMLDELNLYIERVYKAEIKQKETELVALQARINPHFLYNTLEVIRMRAISQGARDVGEMIYSLSVLFKSLVQQKKNYTLKDEMEACRLYLELFRIRYKDIFIYTIQIDAAYYQHPVVKLSLQPIIENYVVHGIQTERSDNRLSIVVEETDNVMQVEIKDNGKGIDPARLTEILEELERPEESGQMFGLRSVHSRLRFLYGPEFGITIESTLGEGTRIRVRYPHTEGTGV, encoded by the coding sequence ATGTTTATGAAAATGCTGTTGATCTTCTCGATGATATCGATTGTCACGATCATTACATTGTCTTATATCATCTTCCTGTCGGTGTCCGACTCCACGATTCGCCGGGAACTGGCGATCCAGAAAGCGGCGATGGAACATGTGGATCGTTATATTCATCAGCAGTATGAATCGGTACAAAACATGGTGAGGGACATGCATCAGAATGAGGCACTCTCCGCCAACATTACGTATCTGATGAACCACTCCTACGCTGAATATGTTCAGCACATGACAAATGGATATTATGCCAATCAGGACGACTATTCGGCCGATGTGTTAAAACATTTTCAAAACATCATGGATCGCAATTCGCAGATTAACCAACTCATGTTGTATAGCGCTGAGCAGCAGGATCTGTCTGCCTTTAATCAACACAAGCAGTTCCGCAAGCTGGACACCAATGTAGCCCATTCCTATATTCCTGACGTGATGGCGATGGAAACGCCCAATATCAGTGCACCTAATTACTGGATTCGCAAAGAGATCAATCAATGGGACCCTGCGCTCTATTCCATCCGCGTACCGATTAACAATACACAGACGCTTCGAAATCTGGGGCAGTTTCTGGTGTTTTTTGACTCGGAGGGAATCGGGAATGCACTGGATAACTACGAAAGTAATCTGAAGGGAGAAATCGTGGTGTTATCGGCCAAAGGAACGGTCTTGTTCGACTCCAACAATCAGTATTACGGGAAAAAGTACCCTTACGTGAATGTGGCCGATTCCCTGTTTGATCAGACGGATATGGATTCGATGAAAAAGGAGCAGAACATGTATGTGAACAAGTTTGTCTCCGCGGATCAGGGTTATGTGGTCATGGGTACCGTTCCGGTGGAAGAGATGGCCGAGACCTATGCGGGGATTCGCAATACCATCATCTCCATCAGTATCGTCTGTATTCTGTTTGCCGTGTTGGTTCCGGCGTTTTTCATTATTAATTTTGCAAAACGAACCCGTCGAATCATTCGCTTTACCCAAAAAGTAAAATACGGCAACCTGACGGCTCGCATCGACGATCCGCGCGATGATGAACTGGGGCAGATCTCGCATAGCTTCAACGACATGCTGGATGAGCTGAATCTGTACATTGAACGCGTCTACAAAGCCGAGATCAAACAAAAGGAGACCGAACTGGTCGCGTTACAGGCGCGTATCAATCCTCACTTTCTCTACAATACGCTTGAAGTGATTCGCATGAGGGCCATATCCCAAGGGGCGAGAGATGTCGGCGAGATGATCTATAGCCTATCTGTATTGTTCAAGAGCCTGGTACAGCAGAAGAAGAATTACACGCTGAAGGATGAGATGGAAGCTTGCCGCTTGTATCTCGAGTTATTCCGAATCCGCTACAAGGATATTTTTATATACACGATCCAGATCGACGCTGCTTATTATCAACACCCTGTGGTCAAACTTTCGCTGCAACCCATCATTGAGAATTATGTCGTGCACGGCATTCAGACGGAACGTTCGGATAACCGATTATCGATTGTTGTGGAAGAGACGGATAATGTCATGCAGGTGGAGATCAAAGATAATGGCAAAGGCATTGATCCTGCACGCCTGACGGAAATCCTTGAAGAACTGGAACGTCCAGAAGAGTCTGGTCAGATGTTCGGACTGCGCAGTGTTCATAGTCGATTGCGCTTTCTGTATGGGCCGGAGTTCGGTATCACCATAGAGAGCACCCTCGGTGAGGGAACTCGGATCAGGGTGCGTTATCCACATACAGAAGGGACGGGAGTTTAA
- a CDS encoding N-acetylmuramoyl-L-alanine amidase family protein, whose protein sequence is MKKSIILLLFSTLLLLLIPLHTHAAKNQTKIILDGQELVLPHDIEVVNVRNNIMIPIRVVAENLKFNVKWDQKTQNVNIEQASNAISLTVGKDQATVQNNTVQLNIAPQMIKNTVVVPLRFVSEEMGLRVGWNNKNKIVTLTSNNVSQPASPSHGNDAGSNLVHDITYANNQLVVSLDREVAPVISTLKNPERIILDFPSTNFGNMGQVPSGGSMGRLDVNEFPSVTEIRYSLFKNDPPQIRIVIELNNISSVNYTQQTIAGKFILDLSMANEPAPATPVNSGKKIVVIDPGHGGSDPGTISFTKKQEKHFALALGLKVQALLEKEPDIELMMTRETDIYPTRPERVKLANDLNADVFVSIHGNSVTAAPQISGTETYYYQRESSKALATLIHKNLIHALGFNDRGVKNGNYQVIRETTMSAVLLEIGFLSNQMEEEAMMLESNQNKAAQAIVDGIKEYLKL, encoded by the coding sequence ATGAAGAAATCTATCATCCTGTTACTATTCAGTACGCTGCTACTCTTGCTAATTCCCCTGCACACCCATGCAGCTAAGAATCAAACTAAAATTATTTTAGATGGCCAGGAGCTAGTTTTACCCCATGATATTGAAGTCGTTAATGTACGAAACAATATTATGATTCCGATTCGGGTAGTCGCTGAGAATTTAAAATTCAACGTGAAATGGGATCAAAAAACACAAAATGTAAATATCGAACAAGCTTCCAATGCAATTTCCTTGACCGTTGGAAAGGATCAAGCTACAGTCCAGAACAACACCGTCCAACTTAATATCGCTCCACAAATGATCAAGAATACGGTTGTTGTTCCCCTACGTTTTGTTAGTGAAGAGATGGGTCTGCGAGTGGGCTGGAATAACAAAAACAAGATTGTTACGCTAACCAGCAATAATGTATCACAACCAGCTTCACCTTCTCATGGAAATGATGCAGGCTCTAACCTGGTTCATGATATAACGTATGCTAATAATCAACTCGTTGTCTCATTAGACCGTGAAGTTGCTCCAGTCATATCTACACTTAAAAATCCCGAACGAATTATTTTAGATTTCCCATCCACCAACTTCGGAAATATGGGACAGGTCCCCTCTGGAGGATCCATGGGAAGATTGGATGTTAACGAATTCCCAAGTGTTACTGAGATACGTTATTCTCTTTTCAAAAATGATCCTCCTCAGATTCGAATTGTAATTGAATTAAACAATATAAGTTCGGTGAATTACACACAACAGACAATCGCCGGCAAATTTATCCTTGATCTAAGTATGGCAAATGAACCTGCACCTGCCACTCCTGTGAACAGCGGCAAAAAAATAGTCGTTATTGATCCGGGACATGGAGGAAGTGATCCAGGTACAATAAGTTTTACCAAAAAGCAAGAGAAGCATTTTGCCCTTGCTTTAGGGCTAAAGGTGCAGGCTCTTTTAGAAAAGGAACCTGACATAGAACTAATGATGACTCGGGAAACGGACATCTACCCTACAAGACCGGAACGTGTCAAACTTGCCAACGATCTTAATGCAGATGTGTTTGTATCTATACACGGTAACAGTGTAACTGCTGCTCCTCAGATATCGGGAACTGAAACGTATTATTACCAACGTGAGAGCAGTAAAGCACTGGCGACTCTCATCCATAAAAATCTGATCCATGCCTTGGGATTTAATGATCGTGGCGTTAAGAACGGAAACTACCAGGTGATCCGAGAAACCACGATGTCTGCGGTTCTTCTAGAAATCGGATTCTTAAGCAACCAGATGGAGGAGGAGGCCATGATGTTAGAAAGCAATCAAAATAAAGCTGCACAGGCCATTGTGGATGGGATAAAAGAATATTTGAAGCTATAG
- a CDS encoding GerMN domain-containing protein: protein MKKRIYVAIAICAISILAVGCGNKPTSTGPVQGSDPANTTPAPITNPSEENEESQEIGVFYADDQLLQIEQHKKEITFKDDSEKYSKTYAALQSSDQTELIPLWSNIELLSATFDQGKLTLDVHIPDEARLGSGGELLAIDALKGTFFQFDEVTSIDLLVDGDATDSLMGHAELEHPLTRE, encoded by the coding sequence ATGAAAAAAAGAATCTATGTGGCTATCGCAATATGTGCAATAAGCATACTAGCGGTAGGGTGTGGTAACAAACCTACTTCTACTGGTCCAGTGCAGGGTTCCGATCCTGCAAATACGACACCAGCGCCAATAACTAACCCAAGCGAAGAAAATGAAGAATCTCAAGAAATTGGGGTTTTTTACGCGGATGATCAACTATTACAGATAGAACAACATAAGAAGGAGATCACATTCAAAGATGACTCCGAAAAATACAGTAAGACCTATGCGGCCCTTCAAAGTAGTGATCAAACCGAACTAATTCCATTGTGGAGTAATATTGAACTACTTTCTGCTACTTTTGATCAAGGGAAATTAACGCTGGATGTGCATATTCCGGATGAAGCAAGATTAGGGTCTGGCGGGGAGCTTTTAGCGATCGATGCTTTGAAAGGAACCTTTTTTCAGTTTGACGAAGTAACCAGTATTGATTTGCTCGTTGATGGAGATGCAACTGACAGTTTAATGGGTCATGCAGAATTAGAACATCCACTAACCCGTGAATAG